In a genomic window of Chryseobacterium sp. G0162:
- a CDS encoding beta-ketoacyl-ACP synthase III: MYDVFITKASKYLPNEPVSNEEMETYLGLINDAPSKARSLILRNNKITTRYYALDKEGNPTHSNAQLTAKAIEGLFDENFKKEDMKLLSVGTTSPDQIQPSHASMVHGELNIGKSIEINTATGLCNSGMNALNYGFLSVRAGVQESAVCAGSERMSAWMTADKFNHEAENLKLLEERPIIAFKREFLRWMLSDGAGAFLLENKPRENGISLRVEFIDFYSYAHEIEACMYAGCEKQEDGSLKSWADYPSDSWLKDSIFAIKQDTKILDKYILVKGAESLRASFDKHNLDPEKIDHVLAHISSGYFKDGLKEEFAKKGMDFPAEKWFYNLSDIGNIGAGSIFVALEELMNSGTLKKGEKILLCVPESGRFAYSCSLLTVC, translated from the coding sequence ATGTACGACGTATTTATAACAAAAGCTTCAAAATATTTACCCAATGAACCGGTATCAAATGAGGAAATGGAGACATATCTTGGGCTTATCAATGACGCACCTTCTAAAGCCAGATCACTTATTTTAAGAAATAATAAAATCACGACAAGATATTACGCTTTAGATAAAGAAGGAAACCCTACGCATTCCAATGCGCAGCTTACTGCCAAGGCAATTGAAGGACTTTTTGATGAGAATTTCAAGAAGGAAGATATGAAGTTACTATCCGTAGGCACTACTTCTCCTGACCAGATTCAGCCCTCACATGCTTCTATGGTTCATGGTGAACTGAACATCGGGAAATCTATTGAAATCAATACTGCCACCGGACTTTGCAACTCAGGAATGAATGCCCTTAACTACGGATTCCTCTCAGTACGAGCCGGTGTACAGGAAAGTGCTGTATGTGCGGGTTCTGAAAGAATGTCTGCATGGATGACGGCCGATAAATTCAACCATGAAGCTGAAAATTTAAAATTATTGGAAGAAAGACCTATTATCGCTTTCAAAAGAGAATTCCTTAGATGGATGCTCTCTGATGGAGCTGGTGCTTTCTTACTAGAAAATAAACCGAGAGAAAACGGGATCTCTTTAAGAGTGGAATTCATCGATTTCTATTCTTATGCCCACGAAATCGAGGCATGTATGTATGCAGGATGTGAAAAACAGGAAGACGGAAGCTTAAAATCATGGGCAGATTATCCATCTGATTCATGGTTGAAAGATTCTATTTTTGCCATTAAGCAGGATACTAAAATCCTTGATAAATATATTCTTGTAAAAGGGGCGGAAAGCTTAAGAGCTTCCTTTGACAAACACAATCTTGATCCTGAAAAAATAGACCACGTATTGGCTCACATCTCTTCAGGATATTTTAAAGATGGATTGAAAGAAGAATTTGCTAAAAAAGGAATGGACTTCCCTGCTGAAAAGTGGTTCTACAACCTTTCTGACATCGGAAATATCGGTGCCGGATCTATCTTTGTAGCATTAGAGGAACTCATGAACTCCGGAACATTGAAAAAAGGAGAAAAAATACTTCTTTGCG
- a CDS encoding MMPL family transporter: protein MHRFFIFLYYLISRNKILSVFTALGIALLCLFFASKINFEEDINQIIPKNEKSDLTAKVLKQLNFSDKIIVIIENKSGEDSFQLSETADTFLQKTETLQKYIASIQGKVNDNEISETFDFVNQNLPLFLNENDYQEIERKLQKDSIAKQVEDNYISLVSPTSLVTKEFIKKDPLGLTFLGIKKLNALNISKDFKLEDSYIVTKDGKNLLLFIEPKNKSNDTKSNEAFIDQLNTIKDNLNKQFKGKTEISYFGSPVIAVANAKQIKKDIQNTVVISMTVLLILLIYYFRNFFTPIIVFLPTVFSVLLALLVLYFIKDKISAISLSVGAILIGITIDYALHILTHYKHNNNIEELYKEITQPIILSSATTAVSFLCLVFVRSEALKDLGLFAAITVILSSITALIIVPQLYKPKHTKEKLSTNFIDTIGSYPYEKNKPLIIGCSIIIVACLFGFRHVGFNEDIGDLNYIPKEMKISEAKLQKLSDITSKSIYTISYGNSEEQALARNSQLNTFLEQEKKEGKILSYNSIGSIVLSEKDQQKKIEEWKSFWNDNKKNQTVSELISNGNKFGFNSSAFDNFNEVLNKNYSTLGIKDYEKVKALQISEFMSNENGFYTVSNVVKVDDKKRDAFIKDIEKKHDAIAIDRQQMNENFLGLLKRDFNTLINYSLLAIVLTIIIFFRNFELTVLTMFPIVLTGVVTAGILYFLGLELNIFSTVVCTLVFGVGDDFSIFLTQAMQKEHTTGKNELPTYRTSIILAVFTTILSIGSLIFAKHPALHSLALVALIGMFSVIIITSTLYPFWFRLLITNRAKKGLSPITFRLLIVSLFSFLYYGLGGMIFSAIGSFFVKNSKGKTLNIIKIILAKFLTSVLYSNPFVKKKVIKNPNENFSKPAVIIANHTSFLDTLAIAMATHKIIYLVNDWVYKSPVFGKLVRALGFYPVSQGIENGMDKLKEKIAQGYSLVVFPEAERSYTNDVKRFHKGAFYLAEQFELDILPLYIHGNSEVLPKGDFIIYDGSIIVKVGNRISKDDVSFGKNYSERTKKINAYYREEFAQLREEIEDENYFKKQLLLSYLYKDNEVVTEVKKDFNTNKSAYFELNKHIPADANILHIADDFGQKDALLTLYQASRRIFSRIINEDKRATASHNYLVKRRKINYIKDVSEVTKSIDVLLISDDNFDLNEIQNLPETIIFINTTKTVIENKNYILEFSSESLKVFKTK, encoded by the coding sequence ATGCATCGCTTTTTTATATTTTTATATTATCTGATTTCCAGAAACAAAATTCTTTCTGTTTTTACAGCATTGGGAATTGCTCTCTTATGTCTATTCTTTGCTTCTAAGATTAATTTTGAAGAAGATATCAATCAGATCATTCCTAAAAATGAAAAATCCGATCTTACGGCAAAGGTGCTTAAACAGCTTAATTTTTCGGACAAGATCATTGTTATCATAGAAAACAAATCCGGTGAAGACAGCTTTCAGCTTTCTGAAACGGCCGATACTTTTTTACAAAAAACAGAGACTTTACAAAAGTATATTGCCTCAATCCAGGGAAAAGTGAATGATAATGAGATTTCTGAAACCTTTGATTTCGTGAATCAAAACCTGCCTTTATTTCTCAATGAAAATGATTATCAAGAGATTGAAAGGAAACTTCAAAAAGATAGCATTGCCAAACAGGTAGAGGATAATTACATCTCTTTGGTTTCTCCTACAAGCCTTGTGACCAAAGAATTTATCAAAAAAGACCCTCTGGGATTAACCTTTCTGGGAATTAAAAAATTAAATGCACTCAATATCAGCAAGGATTTCAAATTGGAAGACAGCTATATTGTAACCAAGGATGGCAAAAACCTTTTGCTTTTTATTGAACCTAAAAATAAAAGTAATGATACAAAATCCAATGAAGCTTTTATTGACCAGCTTAATACCATAAAAGATAACCTGAATAAACAGTTCAAAGGAAAAACAGAGATCAGTTATTTTGGTTCTCCGGTGATTGCAGTGGCCAATGCCAAACAGATCAAAAAAGACATTCAGAATACGGTTGTGATTTCTATGACGGTACTGCTGATTCTGTTGATCTATTATTTCAGGAACTTCTTTACTCCAATTATAGTCTTCCTGCCAACAGTATTCTCTGTTTTACTGGCCTTATTGGTCTTATATTTTATTAAAGATAAAATTTCGGCCATTTCATTAAGTGTTGGGGCCATCCTTATCGGGATTACCATAGACTATGCCCTGCATATTCTTACCCATTACAAGCATAATAACAATATTGAGGAGCTTTATAAAGAAATCACACAGCCAATTATTTTGAGTAGTGCTACTACAGCTGTTTCCTTTTTATGCTTGGTATTTGTACGCTCCGAAGCCTTAAAGGATCTGGGACTTTTCGCTGCCATCACGGTAATTTTATCCTCTATTACCGCATTGATTATTGTTCCACAGCTTTATAAACCTAAACATACCAAAGAGAAACTTAGCACCAATTTTATTGATACAATAGGCTCATATCCATACGAGAAAAATAAACCTTTGATTATTGGATGTTCCATAATCATTGTAGCATGCTTATTTGGATTCAGACATGTTGGGTTTAATGAAGACATTGGAGATCTGAATTACATTCCGAAAGAAATGAAAATCAGTGAAGCCAAACTCCAAAAACTATCGGATATTACTTCAAAATCCATTTATACGATTTCTTATGGAAACTCAGAAGAACAGGCTTTGGCGAGAAACTCCCAATTAAATACATTCCTGGAACAAGAGAAAAAAGAGGGTAAAATCCTCAGCTATAATTCTATTGGAAGTATTGTCCTGTCGGAAAAAGATCAGCAAAAGAAAATTGAGGAGTGGAAAAGTTTCTGGAATGATAACAAAAAGAATCAAACCGTTTCTGAGCTTATCAGCAATGGGAATAAATTTGGATTCAACAGTTCTGCTTTTGATAATTTTAATGAGGTTTTAAATAAAAACTATTCTACGTTAGGCATCAAAGACTATGAAAAAGTAAAAGCACTTCAGATTTCAGAATTCATGAGCAATGAAAACGGTTTTTATACGGTTTCCAATGTAGTGAAGGTAGATGATAAAAAAAGAGATGCTTTCATCAAAGATATTGAAAAGAAACATGATGCTATTGCCATTGACCGCCAGCAGATGAATGAAAACTTTTTAGGGTTATTAAAAAGAGACTTCAATACCCTGATTAATTATTCTCTTCTGGCTATCGTCTTAACCATCATTATCTTCTTCAGAAATTTTGAGCTGACTGTTTTGACCATGTTCCCCATTGTACTGACCGGAGTGGTCACTGCCGGAATTCTTTATTTCTTAGGACTGGAATTAAATATTTTCAGTACGGTAGTCTGTACATTGGTCTTCGGAGTGGGTGATGATTTTAGTATTTTCCTTACCCAGGCCATGCAAAAGGAGCATACAACCGGAAAGAATGAGCTGCCTACTTATAGAACTTCAATTATTTTAGCAGTATTTACCACCATTTTATCCATAGGATCTCTGATTTTTGCCAAACATCCGGCTTTGCATTCATTAGCATTGGTTGCCTTGATCGGAATGTTCTCCGTGATTATCATCACTTCTACCCTATACCCATTCTGGTTCAGATTATTAATCACCAACAGAGCAAAAAAAGGACTTTCACCAATAACATTCAGATTATTGATCGTCTCCCTCTTCAGTTTTTTATATTATGGGCTTGGAGGCATGATATTTTCAGCCATAGGAAGTTTCTTTGTGAAAAATTCAAAGGGTAAAACGCTGAACATTATCAAAATTATTTTGGCTAAGTTTTTAACTTCTGTTCTTTATTCGAATCCATTTGTAAAGAAGAAGGTCATTAAAAATCCGAATGAGAACTTCAGTAAACCGGCAGTCATTATTGCTAATCATACCTCTTTCCTGGATACATTAGCTATTGCAATGGCCACTCATAAAATCATTTATTTAGTCAATGATTGGGTATACAAATCTCCGGTCTTCGGAAAACTGGTAAGGGCACTGGGCTTTTATCCGGTTTCCCAGGGTATTGAAAACGGAATGGATAAATTAAAGGAAAAAATAGCACAGGGATATTCTCTTGTTGTTTTTCCAGAGGCAGAACGCTCTTATACCAATGATGTGAAAAGATTTCATAAAGGAGCCTTTTATCTTGCAGAACAGTTTGAGCTGGATATTCTTCCTTTGTATATTCATGGAAATTCTGAAGTACTTCCGAAAGGAGATTTTATTATCTATGATGGCAGCATTATTGTAAAAGTAGGAAATAGAATCAGTAAAGATGATGTAAGCTTTGGTAAAAACTATTCTGAAAGAACGAAAAAGATTAATGCGTATTACAGAGAAGAATTTGCTCAACTGAGAGAAGAGATTGAAGACGAAAATTATTTTAAAAAGCAGTTATTATTAAGCTATCTATATAAAGACAATGAGGTTGTAACAGAAGTAAAGAAAGATTTCAACACCAATAAATCAGCTTATTTTGAACTGAATAAACACATTCCTGCCGATGCCAACATCCTGCATATTGCTGATGATTTTGGACAAAAAGATGCTTTACTCACCCTATATCAGGCCAGTAGAAGAATTTTTTCAAGGATTATAAATGAAGATAAAAGAGCAACTGCTTCTCATAATTATCTGGTAAAAAGGAGAAAGATCAACTATATAAAGGATGTGTCTGAAGTAACGAAAAGCATTGATGTTCTCCTGATTTCGGATGATAATTTTGATCTCAATGAAATTCAAAATCTTCCTGAAACGATCATTTTTATCAATACCACAAAAACGGTAATAGAAAATAAAAATTATATATTAGAATTTAGTTCTGAATCATTAAAAGTATTTAAAACTAAATAA
- a CDS encoding EpsG family protein, with translation MSLLHPYYIIAIIYMLIFSFHEVYSEKTNKGALYILAVYLVIIAGFRDDVGPDYGSYVGIYVYSDTKDYLSIFLSALSIKGPQVVEQEWLYVLINKILLNIFDAPFYMLTFVIAALVTFFKTKFVEENTHYPFTFLLFVFIPGFFIGESGQIRQNLGCFMAYWAIRYIKERNLWMYLLWIYLAAGIHNVCYLMLPMYWVARIPLNKMWMLIFILISVFLSPFEVYRYFGDLLGSIASENTLIDGFNGYVNESVERLNGGFGIPEVMLAICTAFLFVFDTKMKEKYPYYEYHRNYTVIGICFYFIFRNNPIFSSRLTGTFLAFSYILIPNTMFVVSKGMKAAIHSFIIFLVIFNFVVFSMFKNITAGRFTIDLYHNHILP, from the coding sequence ATGAGTTTATTGCACCCATATTATATCATTGCAATCATCTATATGTTGATTTTCAGTTTTCACGAAGTGTATTCCGAGAAAACGAACAAAGGGGCGCTTTATATTTTGGCGGTTTATCTTGTTATTATTGCAGGGTTTCGTGATGATGTAGGGCCGGATTATGGAAGTTATGTAGGAATTTATGTGTATTCGGATACGAAAGATTATTTGAGTATTTTTCTTTCGGCACTTTCAATAAAAGGTCCTCAGGTTGTGGAACAGGAGTGGCTCTATGTGTTGATTAATAAGATTCTTCTCAATATTTTTGATGCTCCCTTTTACATGTTAACGTTTGTAATTGCAGCACTGGTAACATTTTTTAAAACAAAATTTGTTGAAGAGAATACGCACTATCCTTTCACCTTTTTGCTTTTTGTCTTTATTCCGGGATTCTTTATTGGAGAGAGTGGTCAGATCAGACAAAATTTAGGCTGTTTCATGGCATATTGGGCCATCCGGTATATTAAAGAGCGGAATTTGTGGATGTATCTTTTATGGATTTACCTTGCAGCAGGTATTCATAATGTTTGTTATCTGATGCTTCCGATGTATTGGGTAGCCAGAATTCCACTGAATAAAATGTGGATGCTTATTTTTATTCTGATATCAGTATTCCTTTCTCCATTTGAGGTATACCGTTATTTTGGAGATTTACTGGGAAGTATAGCGTCCGAGAATACTTTGATAGACGGTTTCAACGGTTATGTTAATGAATCTGTAGAGAGGCTGAACGGAGGGTTTGGAATTCCGGAGGTAATGTTGGCTATTTGTACAGCCTTCCTCTTTGTTTTTGATACAAAAATGAAAGAAAAATATCCTTATTACGAATATCACCGGAATTATACCGTAATAGGAATCTGCTTTTACTTTATCTTTAGAAATAACCCTATCTTTTCATCCAGATTAACGGGAACTTTTCTGGCATTTTCCTATATTCTAATTCCAAATACCATGTTTGTGGTTTCTAAAGGGATGAAAGCTGCCATCCATAGTTTCATTATATTTTTGGTGATTTTTAACTTTGTGGTATTCTCCATGTTTAAAAATATTACGGCAGGAAGATTTACAATAGATCTTTATCATAACCATATTCTTCCGTAA
- a CDS encoding acyltransferase family protein encodes MAEQRNRILVLDGLRGLAILLVFLFHGYYIWEKNYPFGGLYKDNILVKYGDLGVQLFFLISGFVILMSMEKTPGFIQFIKNRWVRLFPSMLICSVIIYITAGFFSERPLGIPELKSLLPGILFVDEGLLERVFKTDFPVLESSFWSLYIEVKFYVIFGALYYLFKRNLALLGIFIIYLVAVSYQILEFHHLLPLELLKFKAYIGNFVYFGWFVSGALIYIYYKERDKRYLYAFVIATICAMFYMYRLQDMTRNLYLMMLVLIFVGALFWDKMERFFSMRLFTFIGFVSYPVYLLHENMMISWMVKIDKHIPVPYWLLPIISFSLVIPIAYLVAKYLEPPIQKKLKVLLKNIK; translated from the coding sequence ATGGCTGAACAAAGAAATAGGATATTGGTTTTAGACGGTTTAAGAGGGCTTGCTATTTTGTTGGTCTTTCTTTTCCATGGATACTATATTTGGGAAAAAAATTATCCTTTTGGAGGTTTGTATAAAGATAATATCCTGGTAAAATATGGAGATCTTGGAGTACAGCTGTTTTTTCTGATTTCCGGGTTTGTTATTCTGATGTCTATGGAAAAAACACCCGGTTTTATCCAGTTTATTAAAAACAGATGGGTGAGACTTTTTCCAAGTATGCTGATCTGTTCAGTGATTATCTATATTACTGCGGGGTTCTTTTCTGAAAGACCTTTGGGAATTCCGGAGCTTAAATCTCTGCTTCCAGGAATTTTATTCGTAGACGAGGGGCTGCTTGAACGTGTTTTTAAAACAGACTTTCCCGTTTTAGAATCATCATTTTGGTCTTTATATATTGAAGTGAAATTTTATGTGATTTTTGGTGCACTTTATTATCTGTTTAAAAGAAATCTGGCATTGTTGGGGATCTTTATCATTTATTTGGTAGCCGTATCCTATCAGATCCTGGAATTCCATCATTTGCTTCCTTTAGAATTGTTGAAGTTTAAGGCTTACATTGGGAATTTTGTATATTTTGGATGGTTTGTTTCAGGGGCATTAATCTATATTTACTATAAAGAACGGGATAAACGATATCTGTATGCATTTGTTATAGCCACAATATGTGCCATGTTTTATATGTACAGGCTTCAGGATATGACAAGAAATTTATATCTTATGATGCTGGTTCTTATTTTTGTAGGGGCATTATTCTGGGATAAAATGGAACGTTTCTTTTCTATGAGACTATTCACGTTTATTGGTTTTGTAAGTTATCCTGTTTATCTATTGCATGAAAATATGATGATCTCATGGATGGTGAAGATTGATAAACATATTCCTGTTCCCTACTGGCTTCTGCCTATTATTTCTTTTTCGCTTGTTATTCCTATAGCATATCTTGTAGCAAAATATCTTGAACCTCCAATTCAGAAAAAATTAAAAGTTTTGCTTAAAAATATAAAATAA
- a CDS encoding dialkylrecorsinol condensing enzyme DarA has protein sequence MKKNILVIYYSQTGQLEDIMRNIAKPFEAQKEEYDITYYNIKLREDFPFPWPGDVFFNTFPESYLQIPKEIVPPSEEILNKKYDLILFGYQVWYLTPSIPIISFLKSGYAERILKDTPVVTVSGTRNMWMLSQEKLKVYLRDLKAQLVGNIALVDRHDNYTSVLTILRWLTTGQKEKSGLLPAAGVSDEEISGSVKYGEIIEKHFKNNDLNNLQPDLVKNGAVEIRPFLVRVEKVGNKIFTVWSNLIIKKKEKRPLLIKFFKVYLMAAIWIISPIVLVLHLLTTPIFWFKRQKQKRYLQGINLK, from the coding sequence ATGAAAAAAAATATACTTGTCATATATTATTCTCAAACCGGTCAGCTGGAGGATATTATGAGAAATATTGCCAAGCCTTTTGAAGCTCAAAAGGAAGAATATGATATTACCTATTATAATATTAAGTTGAGGGAAGACTTCCCTTTTCCTTGGCCAGGTGATGTTTTTTTCAACACTTTTCCGGAATCTTATTTACAGATCCCCAAAGAAATTGTTCCCCCTTCAGAAGAAATACTGAACAAAAAGTATGACCTCATCCTGTTCGGATATCAGGTTTGGTATCTTACCCCCTCTATTCCGATCATTTCATTTTTGAAGAGCGGCTATGCAGAGCGCATCCTTAAAGACACGCCTGTAGTTACCGTTTCCGGAACAAGAAATATGTGGATGCTCTCACAGGAAAAGCTGAAAGTATATTTAAGAGATTTAAAAGCCCAACTTGTCGGAAACATTGCATTAGTAGACAGACATGACAATTATACCAGTGTACTGACTATTCTTCGCTGGCTGACTACAGGGCAAAAGGAAAAATCCGGACTGCTTCCGGCAGCAGGAGTTTCGGATGAAGAAATTTCAGGTTCGGTAAAATATGGAGAGATTATCGAAAAGCATTTTAAAAACAATGATCTGAACAATTTACAACCGGATCTTGTAAAAAATGGAGCCGTCGAAATCCGCCCGTTTTTAGTACGTGTAGAAAAGGTAGGGAACAAGATTTTCACAGTATGGTCTAATCTGATTATCAAGAAAAAAGAGAAACGTCCATTGCTGATAAAATTCTTTAAGGTATATTTGATGGCAGCGATATGGATTATCTCACCAATCGTTTTGGTATTACACCTGCTTACAACCCCTATATTTTGGTTTAAAAGACAAAAACAAAAAAGATATTTACAAGGAATTAATTTAAAATAG